In the Sinorhizobium arboris LMG 14919 genome, one interval contains:
- a CDS encoding L,D-transpeptidase family protein, with amino-acid sequence MYRRKATAMKTGSLVTPATRTGLSLFAALTLIAVELAPANAQDAYGGYWGGGDVMLVTPEGDILDYIPGEAEAHAMRDRRGRTVLVDPWGNVIATVVPNDGYGRRNRYREYGRDGYPDPRDRGYGYSEPGEFTGAVPDYRDIAPAPVEREELPNSLPSLSNREEAAYDPQYDDPLAQPMPPAMTVKGKSSAEIAALQVFLDREGFSPGVIDGKMGSNVTKAIEAWQQATGETLDPNNTEDILERLRFNGGLPITTYTITAADAAGPFVASIPEDYAHKAQLPHLSFTSVTEMLGEKFHMDEAYLRELNPGVDFSIPGTTIKVINPGPNKKGKVSRIVADKGRKQVLAYDEAGKLIAAYPSTIGSADTPSPSGTVTVERIAFDPGYTYNPKINFQQGANDRILQLQPGPNGPVGTVWIALSKPTYGIHGTPEPSKIGKTQSHGCIRLTNWDATELGKMVSTGVTVEFVD; translated from the coding sequence ATGTACCGCCGCAAAGCAACCGCCATGAAGACAGGTTCCCTCGTGACGCCCGCGACCCGCACCGGCCTTTCGCTCTTCGCAGCACTCACCCTCATTGCCGTGGAGCTTGCGCCCGCCAACGCACAGGACGCCTATGGTGGCTATTGGGGCGGCGGCGACGTGATGCTCGTCACCCCCGAAGGCGATATTCTCGACTATATTCCCGGAGAGGCCGAGGCGCACGCCATGCGTGATCGCCGCGGACGCACGGTGCTCGTGGACCCTTGGGGCAATGTCATCGCCACCGTCGTGCCGAATGACGGCTATGGGCGCCGGAACCGGTACCGCGAATACGGCCGCGACGGCTATCCCGATCCCCGCGATCGCGGCTACGGCTATTCCGAACCCGGCGAGTTCACAGGCGCCGTCCCCGACTATCGCGATATTGCGCCCGCTCCGGTCGAGCGCGAGGAACTGCCGAACAGCCTTCCCTCACTCTCCAACCGCGAGGAGGCTGCCTACGACCCGCAATACGACGACCCGCTGGCGCAGCCGATGCCGCCGGCCATGACGGTGAAGGGAAAGTCGAGCGCGGAGATCGCCGCCCTGCAGGTCTTCCTCGACCGCGAGGGCTTTTCGCCCGGCGTGATCGACGGCAAGATGGGCTCCAACGTCACCAAGGCAATCGAAGCCTGGCAGCAGGCAACGGGCGAAACGCTCGACCCGAACAATACCGAGGACATCCTCGAGCGGCTGCGCTTCAACGGCGGCTTGCCGATTACGACCTACACGATCACCGCCGCGGACGCCGCCGGCCCCTTCGTCGCCTCCATCCCGGAAGATTACGCCCACAAGGCGCAGCTTCCGCATCTATCCTTCACGTCCGTGACGGAGATGCTCGGCGAAAAGTTCCACATGGACGAGGCGTATCTGCGGGAGCTCAATCCGGGCGTCGACTTTTCCATTCCCGGCACCACCATCAAGGTCATCAATCCGGGTCCGAACAAGAAGGGCAAGGTGTCGCGCATCGTCGCGGACAAGGGCCGCAAGCAGGTGCTCGCCTATGACGAGGCTGGAAAACTGATCGCCGCCTATCCGTCCACTATCGGGTCGGCCGACACGCCGTCACCTTCCGGTACGGTGACGGTCGAGCGTATCGCCTTCGATCCGGGTTACACCTACAACCCAAAGATCAACTTCCAGCAGGGCGCGAACGATAGGATCCTCCAGTTGCAGCCGGGTCCCAACGGTCCGGTGGGCACTGTCTGGATCGCGCTGTCGAAGCCGACCTACGGCATCCACGGGACACCGGAGCCGTCGAAGATCGGCAAGACCCAGAGCCATGGCTGTATCCGCCTGACCAATTGGGATGCGACCGAACTCGGCAAGATGGTGAGCACCGGCGTCACGGTCGAATTCGTCGACTGA
- a CDS encoding NAD(P)/FAD-dependent oxidoreductase, whose amino-acid sequence MATERALPNLWHATAPAAPHTAPLAGDLTVEVAIVGGGFTGLSAALHLAETGVRTAVMEARMIGFGGSGRNVGLVNAGMWVQPDDLIATLGAEAGNRLLDELGSGPSLVYDLVAKYGIRCEAVRNGTLHMSVGAGGLKEIREREAQWKRRGAPVEVHSAEKAHALSGAEGFTGALLDRRAGTIQPLAYARGLAGAAIAAGAEIFTDTPLLAASRQGDLWKLKTGRGTVTARHVILATNAYGGLVGDVPWKEYRQELTILPYFQFATNPLPDNVAARILPERQGAWDTGLVMTSFRMDKQNRLIFGSIGRLDAIAAGTHRAFAVRSVRKLFPYIGDFRFEHWWDGRIGMTTNNLPAMHVLAPNVVSVSGYNGRGIAPGTVFGRALARHVTGDTSAIPLAETPIIPDPWRTLKSVFYHAGAQAKHFIDNRF is encoded by the coding sequence ATGGCAACGGAGCGTGCTCTCCCCAATCTCTGGCATGCGACGGCACCGGCCGCTCCGCACACCGCTCCGCTTGCAGGCGACCTGACGGTCGAGGTGGCGATTGTCGGCGGTGGCTTTACGGGCCTTTCGGCTGCGCTTCACCTGGCCGAAACGGGAGTCCGGACAGCGGTCATGGAAGCGCGGATGATCGGCTTCGGCGGTTCGGGCCGCAATGTCGGCCTCGTCAATGCGGGCATGTGGGTACAGCCGGACGACCTGATCGCAACGCTTGGAGCAGAAGCGGGCAACCGGCTCCTCGACGAGCTCGGCAGCGGCCCGTCGCTCGTCTACGATCTTGTCGCCAAGTATGGAATCCGGTGCGAAGCCGTGCGGAACGGCACGCTGCATATGTCTGTCGGTGCGGGGGGCCTGAAGGAAATCCGAGAGCGCGAGGCGCAATGGAAAAGGCGCGGTGCTCCTGTTGAAGTGCATTCGGCAGAAAAGGCGCACGCGCTTTCGGGGGCCGAGGGCTTCACCGGCGCGCTGCTCGACCGCCGCGCCGGGACGATACAGCCGCTCGCCTATGCGCGAGGACTGGCTGGCGCAGCGATTGCCGCCGGCGCCGAAATCTTCACCGACACCCCCCTCCTTGCAGCCAGCCGCCAAGGCGATCTCTGGAAACTGAAGACCGGGCGGGGCACGGTCACCGCCCGTCACGTCATTCTCGCCACCAATGCCTATGGCGGCCTTGTCGGCGATGTCCCATGGAAAGAGTACCGGCAGGAACTCACGATCCTTCCCTATTTCCAGTTCGCGACCAATCCGCTGCCCGACAACGTGGCCGCGCGGATATTGCCCGAACGCCAGGGCGCCTGGGACACGGGGCTGGTGATGACCTCCTTCCGCATGGACAAGCAGAACCGGCTGATTTTCGGATCGATCGGCAGGCTCGATGCGATCGCCGCAGGCACACACCGGGCCTTCGCCGTCCGGTCGGTGCGTAAGCTCTTTCCTTATATCGGGGACTTCCGCTTCGAACACTGGTGGGACGGCCGCATCGGCATGACGACCAACAACCTGCCGGCCATGCATGTGCTCGCTCCCAACGTAGTCTCTGTAAGCGGCTACAACGGCCGTGGCATCGCCCCGGGCACCGTCTTCGGCCGCGCTCTTGCCCGTCACGTGACCGGCGACACGTCCGCGATCCCGCTTGCGGAGACGCCGATCATTCCGGATCCGTGGCGGACTCTGAAATCCGTCTTCTACCACGCCGGCGCCCAGGCGAAGCACTTCATCGACAACCGATTCTAG
- a CDS encoding globin-coupled sensor protein yields MKTEHAALGDEDIVGRLNFMGLDERAKAKLRALKPILQRELGPALDQLYSKIRQTPETNAFFPSEGQMSRARAAQLGHWENIADADFNADYGAKVRTIGQVHAKIGLDPRWYIGGYALIAEHLIGRIVQAHWPKSALARRKTSADELSAMLASLVKGIFLDMDLSISVYVNASDVAKQRAVQEEVLAGERSLVARTFGVALERISAGDLTARITCELPEAYNDLAGNFNHAIAELARVIGGIGAGANQIHFSAKEIAAAVDDLAKRTERQAANLEETAAAVEQVTRTVRQTAEGADQANSTVTAARANAERSGHVVEHAISVMQEIQASSANIARIVDVIDEIAFQTNLLALNAGIEAARAGEAGRGFAVVASEVRALAQRCADAAKDIQALIAKSRGQVDDGVASVNQVAQSLQQIVAQVIEVSSVFGVIRSSTAEQATGLNEVNRAISQMDTITQQNAAMVEQANASSQALNAEAEQIAQRLSAFVTAGRAQANAASGYEAAA; encoded by the coding sequence ATGAAAACCGAACACGCAGCTCTCGGTGACGAGGATATTGTCGGCCGCCTCAACTTCATGGGTCTGGATGAGCGCGCCAAGGCGAAGCTCCGGGCGCTGAAGCCGATCTTGCAGAGGGAACTCGGGCCGGCGCTTGACCAACTTTACTCCAAGATAAGGCAGACGCCGGAAACCAACGCCTTCTTTCCTTCCGAGGGACAAATGAGCCGGGCGAGGGCCGCCCAGCTCGGTCATTGGGAAAACATCGCTGACGCCGACTTCAACGCCGATTACGGAGCGAAGGTCAGGACGATAGGCCAGGTCCATGCGAAGATCGGCCTCGACCCCCGCTGGTATATCGGTGGTTACGCACTGATCGCCGAACACCTGATCGGCCGGATCGTGCAGGCGCATTGGCCGAAGAGCGCCCTCGCACGCCGGAAGACTTCGGCAGACGAGTTGAGCGCCATGCTTGCGAGCCTCGTCAAGGGCATCTTCCTCGACATGGACCTTTCGATCTCGGTTTATGTGAATGCCTCCGACGTGGCGAAGCAGCGCGCGGTGCAGGAGGAGGTGCTTGCCGGAGAACGCTCCTTGGTCGCCCGTACGTTCGGCGTCGCGCTGGAGAGGATTTCGGCGGGCGATCTCACCGCGCGCATCACCTGCGAACTGCCTGAAGCCTATAACGACCTAGCCGGGAACTTCAATCACGCGATCGCCGAACTCGCGCGTGTGATCGGCGGCATCGGTGCCGGGGCGAACCAGATTCACTTCAGCGCCAAGGAAATCGCCGCCGCCGTGGACGACCTTGCCAAACGCACCGAGCGTCAGGCCGCCAACCTCGAAGAGACGGCAGCTGCGGTGGAGCAAGTGACACGTACCGTGCGCCAGACGGCTGAAGGCGCCGATCAGGCGAATTCCACGGTGACTGCGGCGCGTGCCAACGCGGAACGGAGCGGCCACGTCGTCGAACATGCCATCTCTGTCATGCAGGAGATTCAAGCATCCTCGGCAAACATCGCCCGCATCGTCGACGTGATCGACGAGATCGCCTTTCAGACCAATCTTCTGGCGCTCAATGCCGGCATCGAGGCAGCGCGCGCCGGTGAGGCGGGCAGGGGCTTCGCGGTCGTCGCATCCGAGGTCCGCGCGCTTGCCCAGCGTTGCGCCGATGCGGCCAAGGACATCCAGGCACTGATCGCAAAATCGCGCGGTCAGGTCGATGACGGTGTTGCTTCGGTCAACCAGGTGGCGCAATCGTTGCAGCAGATCGTAGCGCAGGTGATCGAGGTGAGTTCCGTTTTCGGCGTGATACGATCGAGTACCGCCGAGCAAGCGACGGGCCTGAACGAGGTCAATAGGGCAATCAGCCAAATGGATACGATCACGCAGCAGAACGCTGCGATGGTGGAACAGGCCAATGCCTCCAGCCAGGCATTGAATGCGGAAGCTGAACAGATCGCACAGCGCCTCAGCGCTTTCGTAACGGCGGGTCGTGCGCAGGCAAATGCGGCCTCTGGCTATGAAGCCGCGGCTTGA
- a CDS encoding ParA family protein produces the protein MAVITFANAKGGAGKTTAALILSTELARQGNRVVVLDADPQRWITSWSEASGHVANLEVISHVTPASLPCQIRELKGEADFIVIDLAGAKDAIVALALGLSDHVLIPVQGCAMDARGAVQILELIRQIGEKARVRINHSVVLTRVNSLVTTRALQTIKALLASRGVSVLDTPIVERVAYREIFECGGTLQMMDPNRVSNLDKARENAYALAAEVQNLLPVTARRALMSRLRSALPRAA, from the coding sequence ATGGCGGTCATCACATTCGCCAATGCAAAGGGCGGTGCGGGAAAGACGACCGCGGCGCTGATCCTGTCGACGGAGCTGGCCAGGCAAGGCAACCGCGTCGTGGTACTCGATGCCGATCCGCAACGCTGGATCACGAGCTGGTCCGAGGCATCGGGCCATGTCGCCAACCTCGAGGTGATATCGCACGTCACACCGGCTTCGCTCCCCTGTCAGATCCGCGAGCTCAAGGGTGAAGCCGATTTCATCGTCATCGATCTCGCCGGCGCCAAGGATGCGATCGTTGCACTGGCACTGGGCCTTTCCGATCACGTGCTGATACCGGTCCAGGGCTGCGCCATGGATGCGCGGGGCGCCGTACAGATACTGGAACTCATCCGCCAGATCGGAGAGAAGGCGAGGGTACGCATCAACCACTCGGTCGTGCTGACCCGCGTCAATTCGCTGGTGACGACGCGGGCGCTGCAGACGATCAAGGCGCTGCTCGCCTCTCGCGGCGTTTCGGTCCTCGATACGCCCATCGTCGAGCGCGTCGCCTATCGCGAAATCTTCGAATGCGGGGGCACCTTGCAGATGATGGACCCGAACCGGGTCAGCAATCTCGACAAGGCGCGCGAAAACGCATACGCGCTTGCCGCCGAGGTGCAAAACCTGCTCCCGGTGACCGCACGCCGCGCCCTGATGTCTCGCCTGCGCTCGGCTCTGCCGCGGGCGGCATGA
- a CDS encoding iron-containing alcohol dehydrogenase, translating into MTITANWSYPTAVKFGAGRIKELADHCKALGMKKPMLITDRGLAPMAITQQALDILEAGGLGRAIFADVDPNPTDRNLEAGVKAFRDGGHDGVVAFGGGSGLDLGKCVAFMAGQTRPVWDFEDIGDWWTRASVDGIAPIVAVPTTAGTGSEVGRASVITNSASHVKKVIFHPKFLPGVTICDPELTVGMPDVITAGTGMDAFAHCLEAYSSPFYHPMSAGIALEGMRLVKEYLPRAYRDGADLEARAHMMSAAAMGAVAFQKGLGAIHSLSHPVGAIYNTHHGMTNAVVMPPVLRFNRSAIEEKIGRAAAYLGIAGGFDGFYDYVLQLREELGVPDKLSALGVGTDRIGEMAEMAIVDPTAGGNPVELTLDAAKKLFAECI; encoded by the coding sequence ATGACCATCACCGCCAACTGGAGCTATCCGACCGCCGTCAAGTTCGGCGCCGGCCGGATCAAGGAGCTTGCCGACCACTGCAAGGCGCTCGGCATGAAGAAGCCGATGCTCATCACGGATCGCGGCCTTGCCCCGATGGCGATCACGCAGCAGGCGCTCGATATTCTTGAAGCGGGTGGCCTCGGACGCGCGATCTTCGCGGACGTCGATCCGAACCCGACCGACAGGAACCTCGAAGCCGGCGTGAAAGCGTTCCGTGACGGCGGCCATGACGGCGTCGTCGCCTTCGGTGGCGGCTCGGGCCTCGACCTGGGCAAGTGCGTCGCCTTCATGGCCGGCCAGACGCGGCCGGTCTGGGACTTCGAGGATATCGGCGACTGGTGGACCCGCGCGAGCGTCGACGGCATCGCGCCGATCGTCGCCGTTCCGACAACCGCCGGTACCGGATCCGAAGTGGGGCGCGCCAGCGTCATCACCAATTCGGCAAGCCATGTGAAGAAAGTGATCTTCCATCCGAAGTTTCTGCCTGGCGTCACCATCTGCGATCCGGAACTGACGGTAGGCATGCCTGACGTGATCACCGCCGGCACGGGCATGGATGCCTTTGCCCATTGCCTCGAAGCCTATTCGTCTCCCTTCTATCACCCGATGTCGGCGGGTATCGCGCTCGAAGGCATGCGGCTCGTCAAGGAATACCTGCCGCGTGCATACCGGGACGGAGCGGATCTCGAAGCCCGTGCCCATATGATGAGCGCGGCGGCCATGGGGGCGGTCGCTTTCCAAAAGGGCCTCGGCGCGATCCACTCGCTGTCGCATCCCGTCGGTGCGATCTACAACACCCATCACGGCATGACCAACGCCGTGGTGATGCCCCCGGTCCTGCGATTCAACCGCTCCGCGATCGAGGAGAAGATCGGTCGCGCCGCCGCCTATCTCGGCATTGCGGGCGGCTTCGACGGTTTCTATGACTATGTGCTGCAGCTCCGGGAGGAACTCGGGGTGCCGGACAAGCTTTCCGCACTCGGCGTCGGCACGGACCGTATCGGCGAGATGGCCGAGATGGCGATCGTCGATCCGACGGCCGGCGGCAATCCCGTCGAACTGACGCTCGATGCTGCTAAGAAGCTCTTCGCCGAATGCATTTGA
- a CDS encoding aldehyde dehydrogenase family protein, which yields MTMIKCISPVNGEVYAERPAMPLELARQAVAHARLAQKAWAKRPLEERVKLVLAGVARLNEMVDEVVPELAWQMGRPVRYGGEFKGFNERSNYVASIAADALKPLVVEESDRFERRIEREPHGVVFVIAPWNYPYMTAINTVAPALMAGNTVILKHASQTILVGERMVRAFIEAGVPADVFQNLFLDHDTTAALIAAKSFDFINFTGSVEGGRSIERAAAGTFTGHGLELGGKDPGYVMEDADLDAAVDTLMDGATYNSGQCCCGIERIYVHESLYDAFVEKSVAWVSNYRLGNPLDPDTTLGPMANKRFAATVRNQIADAISRGAKALIDPKLFPQDDGGAYLAPQVLVDVDHSMEFMREETFGPAVGIMKVKSDAEAIELMNDSQYGLTVSLWTKDAERAAQIGRELETGTVFMNRADYLDPALCWTGVKETGRGGSLSVLGFHNLTRPKSYHLKKVTA from the coding sequence ATGACGATGATCAAATGTATATCGCCGGTCAATGGCGAGGTTTATGCCGAACGCCCGGCAATGCCGCTGGAGTTGGCCAGGCAGGCCGTGGCACATGCGCGCCTCGCGCAGAAGGCCTGGGCCAAGCGCCCGCTCGAGGAGCGCGTGAAGCTGGTGCTTGCCGGCGTCGCTCGCCTTAACGAGATGGTTGACGAGGTCGTGCCGGAACTTGCCTGGCAGATGGGTCGGCCGGTGCGCTATGGCGGCGAATTCAAGGGCTTCAACGAGCGCTCCAATTATGTCGCCTCGATCGCCGCCGATGCGCTGAAGCCGCTCGTCGTGGAGGAGAGTGACCGCTTCGAACGGCGCATCGAGCGCGAGCCGCATGGCGTCGTCTTCGTTATCGCTCCGTGGAACTATCCCTATATGACCGCGATCAACACGGTCGCGCCGGCGCTGATGGCCGGCAATACCGTGATCCTCAAACACGCCAGCCAGACGATCCTCGTCGGCGAGCGCATGGTGCGCGCCTTCATCGAGGCGGGCGTTCCGGCGGACGTTTTCCAGAATCTTTTTCTGGATCACGACACGACGGCGGCGCTGATTGCCGCCAAGAGCTTCGACTTCATCAACTTCACCGGATCGGTCGAAGGCGGCCGGTCGATCGAGCGGGCGGCGGCCGGGACTTTCACCGGCCACGGACTCGAACTCGGCGGCAAGGATCCGGGCTATGTGATGGAGGATGCCGATCTCGACGCGGCCGTCGACACCCTCATGGATGGCGCGACCTACAATTCCGGCCAGTGCTGCTGTGGCATCGAGCGCATCTATGTGCATGAGTCGCTCTATGACGCCTTTGTCGAGAAATCGGTCGCCTGGGTTTCGAATTACAGACTTGGCAACCCCCTCGATCCCGATACGACGCTCGGACCGATGGCAAACAAGCGCTTTGCGGCAACCGTGCGCAATCAGATCGCCGATGCGATCTCCAGGGGTGCCAAGGCGCTGATCGACCCGAAGCTCTTCCCGCAGGACGACGGCGGTGCCTACCTGGCGCCGCAGGTTCTTGTCGATGTCGATCATTCCATGGAGTTCATGCGCGAGGAAACTTTCGGGCCGGCCGTGGGCATCATGAAGGTGAAGAGCGACGCCGAGGCGATCGAGTTGATGAACGACAGCCAGTACGGTCTCACCGTGTCGCTCTGGACGAAGGATGCGGAGCGCGCCGCACAGATCGGTCGTGAGCTCGAAACCGGCACGGTTTTCATGAATCGTGCTGACTATCTCGACCCGGCGCTGTGCTGGACCGGAGTCAAGGAGACCGGCCGGGGCGGCTCGCTCTCGGTGCTCGGCTTCCACAACCTTACCCGCCCGAAATCCTACCACCTGAAGAAAGTGACCGCATGA